A section of the Cyanobacterium stanieri LEGE 03274 genome encodes:
- a CDS encoding peptidase S1: MIRKLVYFSATILSAIAFGASAQNHQLSPNYGETRLSADFYPDPHTVSVQAGGSIEASNLGYSCTGTISDAPDYRIRFTGGGSRPLIISVDSAYDTTLIINDPDGQWFCDDDSGTSRAHNPSIRFNSPKSGQYDVWVGTFNPGEIREATLYISELDSQ, translated from the coding sequence ATGATTCGTAAATTAGTATATTTTAGTGCCACAATCCTGAGTGCGATCGCCTTTGGAGCATCAGCCCAAAACCATCAACTTTCCCCCAACTATGGAGAAACAAGACTATCCGCTGACTTTTACCCAGACCCCCACACAGTCAGTGTCCAAGCCGGAGGATCCATTGAAGCAAGTAACCTGGGCTATTCCTGTACGGGTACTATTAGCGACGCTCCTGACTATCGTATTCGCTTTACAGGGGGCGGTAGCAGACCCTTAATTATATCCGTTGATTCTGCCTATGACACAACCTTAATCATTAACGACCCTGACGGTCAATGGTTTTGCGATGATGACAGTGGAACTTCTCGCGCCCATAATCCATCCATTCGCTTTAATTCCCCAAAATCAGGGCAATATGACGTTTGGGTAGGAACTTTTAACCCAGGAGAAATTCGGGAAGCAACCCTCTACATTTCTGAATTAGATAGTCAATAA
- a CDS encoding CO2 hydration protein, which translates to MVTTPIQPSQHPLAEYIYRLERGDALLKDTPDNLLEVVGILKSYGVVLDKYSNNLNYIGKHQFLVLFPFFKYFNGDVSFSKLLKHWWHDRINYEYAEYCMRGMLWHGGGKLDDYIDSQAFKANCDRAIQAKLKNNPFILGLNKIFPNFLLEQAKMSAYYAALGQFWRVMSDMFLSLSDRYDAGEINSIPDVVQHILDGLVADASRPITFEVDIKGEIYTIIPQEAGLTFLMETAVPYVEAVFFRGFPFLGTVSYNAQASQVPHEQGDFNYGALYADPLPVGSAGVPPTLLMHDMRHYIPEYLHHLYQNSLRGEDDLLVKICISFQKSMYCVTTAALRGLAPHGLDTQNPEEIMANRQFLEGWMSRFLSARMVDVNNDVLKL; encoded by the coding sequence ATGGTCACTACTCCTATTCAACCATCACAACATCCCTTAGCAGAATATATCTATAGACTAGAACGGGGAGATGCCCTTTTAAAAGATACCCCTGATAATCTTTTGGAGGTGGTGGGGATACTCAAATCCTACGGAGTAGTATTAGACAAATACTCTAATAACCTGAATTATATTGGTAAACATCAATTTTTAGTATTATTTCCTTTCTTTAAATATTTTAATGGGGATGTTTCCTTTTCCAAGTTACTTAAACATTGGTGGCACGATCGCATTAACTACGAATATGCAGAATATTGTATGCGAGGAATGCTCTGGCATGGGGGAGGAAAATTAGATGATTATATCGATAGTCAAGCATTTAAAGCTAACTGCGATCGCGCCATACAAGCAAAATTAAAAAATAATCCTTTCATCCTAGGATTAAACAAAATTTTTCCTAATTTCCTCCTCGAACAAGCTAAAATGTCAGCCTATTATGCAGCACTCGGACAATTTTGGCGAGTCATGAGCGATATGTTCTTAAGTTTATCAGATCGCTACGATGCAGGGGAAATCAACTCCATTCCCGACGTAGTCCAACATATTTTAGATGGCTTGGTGGCTGATGCCTCTCGCCCCATCACCTTTGAAGTGGACATAAAAGGGGAAATATATACTATCATTCCCCAAGAAGCAGGGTTAACCTTTTTAATGGAAACCGCTGTCCCTTACGTAGAAGCAGTGTTTTTCCGTGGATTTCCTTTCCTCGGTACGGTATCCTACAACGCTCAAGCTAGTCAAGTACCCCATGAGCAGGGAGATTTTAACTACGGGGCTTTATATGCCGATCCTTTGCCCGTGGGCAGTGCAGGAGTACCCCCTACCCTCTTAATGCACGATATGCGCCATTATATCCCTGAATATCTCCATCATTTATATCAAAATTCCCTGCGAGGAGAAGACGATTTACTGGTAAAAATATGTATTAGTTTTCAAAAGTCTATGTATTGTGTGACAACGGCAGCCTTAAGGGGTTTAGCCCCCCATGGTTTGGACACCCAAAACCCAGAGGAAATCATGGCTAATCGTCAATTTTTAGAGGGTTGGATGAGTCGTTTTCTTTCAGCTCGTATGGTAGATGTTAATAATGATGTTTTAAAACTGTAA
- the purE gene encoding 5-(carboxyamino)imidazole ribonucleotide mutase, which produces MEQTKAEVGIIMGSDSDLPTMVSAIALCEQFNVACEVEIVSAHRTPMKMVEYAQNAHKRGIKVIIAGAGGAAHLPGMVASLTPLPVIGVPVQTRQLNGLDSLYSIVQMPRGIPVATVAIGNAQNAGLLAIRILGAQQPQLLEKVLAYSQDLKTMVDHKQEELSKIGYQKYLEKYYQ; this is translated from the coding sequence ATGGAACAAACAAAAGCCGAAGTAGGAATTATCATGGGTAGCGATTCCGATTTACCTACCATGGTAAGTGCGATCGCCCTTTGTGAACAATTTAATGTGGCCTGTGAAGTGGAAATCGTTTCTGCCCACCGTACCCCCATGAAGATGGTAGAGTATGCCCAAAATGCTCACAAAAGGGGAATAAAAGTAATCATAGCAGGGGCGGGGGGCGCTGCCCATTTACCAGGCATGGTAGCCTCCCTAACCCCCTTACCCGTCATTGGCGTACCAGTGCAAACCAGACAATTAAACGGTTTAGACTCCCTTTATTCCATCGTGCAAATGCCCAGGGGAATTCCCGTAGCCACCGTTGCCATTGGCAATGCTCAAAATGCTGGTTTATTAGCCATCAGAATTTTAGGCGCTCAACAACCCCAATTACTAGAAAAAGTTTTGGCATATAGCCAAGATTTAAAAACAATGGTTGACCATAAACAAGAGGAATTAAGCAAAATAGGTTATCAAAAATACTTAGAAAAATATTATCAATAA
- a CDS encoding cellulose synthase subunit BcsC-related outer membrane protein: MHKKKYNTKLFILFLSFLLGDFFLVTRIITANDNNYNNTSENLNQDYLSSNKKLNKQYFISHSSFKIPTKSSVIVNNKIKLYNQIFDKKEYLIASPENFNPSLNDTFINPESRDLQTNEINRFKIESITPSFYLDSDNFGQENIYREILLNFQSPNQNNFNLRTGINSFRKTDIEDINHIPLIFGWQKQLNNTNLNLNVGVDFFDRIRNSPNLSVSVEQPLSINIEEDGALQSLFVAGATVEHQAYKFNATTIENEVTLWRFRPQFYWLIAPDISLFSFAQYGSFSDGNHEFQSFSRLEKTLGEFSLSGNLFIWSFAQNLENSSGYFSPPDFLVYNLELAWKKQFTDSLICRLAASFGQQRLEGEFSDAFVYEGLCQATLFPRTVLDLSYRVSNILTVEGDATSYRNEQLKAQVKYSF; this comes from the coding sequence ATGCATAAAAAAAAATATAATACAAAGTTATTTATACTATTTTTATCTTTCCTTTTAGGAGACTTTTTCTTAGTAACAAGAATAATCACAGCTAATGATAACAATTACAATAATACCTCTGAAAACCTTAATCAAGACTATTTATCATCTAATAAAAAACTTAATAAACAATATTTTATTAGTCATTCTAGTTTTAAAATACCAACTAAAAGTAGTGTTATTGTTAACAACAAAATAAAATTATATAACCAAATATTTGATAAAAAAGAATATCTAATTGCTTCCCCAGAAAACTTTAACCCTTCCCTCAACGACACATTTATAAATCCTGAGTCTAGGGATTTACAAACCAATGAAATCAACAGATTTAAAATAGAAAGTATTACCCCCAGCTTCTATTTAGACAGTGACAACTTTGGGCAAGAAAATATTTATAGAGAAATACTATTAAACTTTCAAAGCCCCAATCAAAATAACTTTAATCTTCGTACAGGAATTAATAGTTTTAGAAAAACAGACATCGAAGACATTAACCATATTCCCTTAATCTTTGGTTGGCAAAAACAGCTTAATAATACTAATCTAAATCTTAATGTAGGGGTAGATTTTTTTGACCGTATCAGAAATAGCCCTAACTTGAGTGTAAGTGTAGAGCAACCACTATCCATTAACATAGAAGAAGATGGGGCATTACAATCATTGTTTGTGGCGGGGGCAACCGTTGAACATCAAGCCTATAAATTTAATGCAACAACCATTGAAAATGAAGTGACATTATGGAGATTTAGACCTCAATTTTACTGGTTAATCGCCCCTGATATAAGTTTATTTAGTTTTGCCCAATATGGTAGTTTTTCCGATGGTAACCACGAGTTTCAATCTTTCAGTCGCCTAGAAAAAACTCTGGGTGAATTTAGCTTATCTGGCAACTTATTTATCTGGAGTTTTGCCCAAAATCTTGAAAATTCCAGTGGTTATTTTTCTCCCCCAGATTTTTTGGTTTATAACCTAGAGTTGGCTTGGAAAAAACAGTTTACCGATTCTTTAATCTGTCGTTTAGCCGCAAGTTTTGGGCAACAAAGGTTAGAGGGGGAATTTTCCGACGCTTTTGTTTATGAGGGTTTATGTCAGGCTACTTTATTTCCCCGTACAGTATTAGATTTAAGTTATCGAGTTTCCAATATCTTAACGGTGGAAGGAGATGCAACTTCCTATCGTAATGAACAGTTAAAAGCACAAGTTAAGTATAGCTTTTAA
- a CDS encoding DUF3131 domain-containing protein: protein MAFAQSGQISFCANISKPLTEEENQWARVAWSYFVNNYQWETGFVNSANDFTSTTAWDMGNYLTALNAARWLNIIDQGDFDARLNRFLESLVSIKLFEDSLPHKVYSTVSREFVDYGNNPVINGIGWSALDIGRLLVSLHSLRTCHPQYGDWIQSIVGGWDLDRIVQNGQLYGATVSRNGQTRLVQEGRLGYEQYAARGFQLWGYEAPLALSFEPFNLVEIYGVEIPADSRDFQSTNGNNYVVSESYILDGVEFGFLGTQMQQYARNILEVQERRYLAMGQLTAVTEDNILREDKDPNVPSFLYNSIYANGNAWTTITEDNMQYPQWSTISTKAALGLHYLFPQSEYGNRLRAFASGMISPNGGGFYAGEFEEDGSKNIILTANTNGLILEMLYYKARGDRPLIRNPVVSSSVGNPEGIKVMSNYPSPLACAGENRGVIEVEPIPSIGGVFGGNCYGINGNRWDEETRIIAQRAWKYFESHYEPSTGLVRDRTDVRATSLWGMGDYLMALQAAESLDIISNEVFEERMRMFLGALGKLPLFAGELPHRGYNVRTLQPVDYGNNNLSDMGNGWSGLDVGRLLLALHDLKSCYPRYGESIDSIVLNWSYLRVIQNQRIHSAIALETDNQNLTRVYPNSYIGYQEIAEKGFQLWGFEINNLNRQYQTQTIEGISLPITTQSLVNQTLPENNPLLSSPLLQYGLYFGIESPLKPYLEGILEAENKRYQGTGRLSASGTSLISTSPYIIHSTIIGKDNQPWATFSNQESLSPEQRIINTGSAFAYNALFPDNNYARQLKESVKNAYDNNLGYREGIREVNGETVQGFSAKTNSLILQSLLYHVTEQQPTLLKNFNLNSPWWRAIREQKQGNGLPTIANPQI from the coding sequence ATGGCCTTTGCACAATCGGGGCAAATCAGTTTCTGTGCCAATATTAGTAAGCCTTTAACGGAAGAAGAAAATCAGTGGGCGCGAGTGGCATGGTCATATTTTGTGAATAATTATCAATGGGAAACAGGTTTTGTTAATTCAGCTAATGATTTTACTTCGACTACTGCTTGGGATATGGGGAATTATCTAACGGCATTAAATGCGGCTCGTTGGTTAAATATTATTGATCAAGGGGATTTTGATGCTCGGTTGAATAGGTTTTTAGAAAGTTTGGTTAGTATTAAGTTATTTGAGGATTCTTTGCCCCATAAGGTTTATAGTACGGTTTCTAGGGAGTTTGTGGATTATGGAAATAATCCTGTAATTAATGGTATTGGTTGGTCTGCCCTTGATATAGGTAGGCTTTTGGTTTCTTTACATAGTTTGCGCACTTGTCATCCTCAGTATGGGGATTGGATACAATCTATTGTGGGGGGATGGGATTTAGATCGAATTGTTCAAAATGGGCAGTTATATGGTGCTACGGTTTCAAGAAATGGACAGACTAGGTTAGTACAGGAGGGGCGATTGGGCTATGAACAATATGCTGCTAGGGGGTTTCAGTTGTGGGGTTATGAAGCGCCTTTGGCTCTTTCTTTTGAGCCATTTAATTTGGTAGAAATATATGGGGTGGAAATTCCTGCGGATAGTCGTGATTTTCAGAGTACCAATGGTAATAATTATGTGGTGAGTGAGTCTTATATTCTTGATGGTGTGGAGTTTGGTTTTTTGGGTACTCAGATGCAACAGTATGCGAGAAATATTTTGGAGGTGCAAGAAAGACGTTATTTAGCTATGGGGCAGTTAACGGCGGTGACGGAAGATAATATTTTAAGGGAAGATAAAGATCCTAATGTACCTTCTTTTTTATATAATTCCATTTATGCTAATGGTAATGCTTGGACTACTATTACGGAGGATAATATGCAGTATCCTCAGTGGAGCACTATTAGCACTAAGGCGGCTTTGGGTTTACATTATCTTTTTCCTCAGAGTGAGTATGGCAATAGGTTAAGGGCTTTTGCATCGGGGATGATTAGTCCTAATGGTGGTGGTTTTTATGCTGGGGAGTTTGAGGAAGATGGTAGTAAGAATATTATTTTGACGGCTAATACTAATGGTTTAATTTTGGAGATGCTTTATTATAAGGCTAGGGGCGATCGCCCTTTAATCCGTAATCCTGTGGTGAGTAGCTCGGTTGGCAATCCTGAAGGGATTAAGGTAATGAGTAACTATCCTTCTCCTTTGGCTTGTGCTGGTGAAAATAGGGGCGTTATAGAGGTTGAACCTATTCCCTCCATTGGGGGAGTTTTCGGGGGAAATTGCTATGGCATTAATGGTAACCGTTGGGATGAGGAAACTAGGATAATTGCCCAAAGGGCGTGGAAATATTTTGAATCCCATTATGAACCTAGTACGGGGTTAGTGCGCGATCGCACCGATGTAAGAGCCACAAGTTTATGGGGCATGGGGGATTATCTTATGGCATTACAGGCCGCAGAATCTTTAGATATTATCAGCAATGAAGTATTTGAAGAAAGAATGAGAATGTTTTTAGGGGCGCTCGGAAAATTACCTTTATTTGCGGGGGAATTGCCCCATCGGGGTTACAATGTGCGAACTTTGCAACCAGTGGACTATGGTAATAATAACTTATCAGATATGGGTAATGGTTGGTCTGGATTGGATGTTGGTAGATTACTTTTAGCCCTCCATGATCTCAAATCTTGCTATCCTCGCTATGGTGAGTCTATTGATTCTATTGTCCTTAATTGGTCTTATTTAAGGGTAATTCAAAATCAAAGGATTCACAGTGCGATCGCCCTTGAAACAGACAATCAAAATCTAACTAGGGTATATCCCAATAGCTACATTGGCTATCAAGAAATAGCAGAAAAAGGTTTTCAACTGTGGGGCTTTGAGATTAACAACTTAAATCGACAATATCAGACACAAACCATAGAAGGCATTTCTCTGCCCATCACTACTCAAAGCCTAGTCAATCAAACCCTTCCTGAAAATAATCCTCTACTCAGTAGCCCCTTACTACAATACGGCTTATACTTCGGAATAGAATCCCCCCTCAAACCTTACCTAGAAGGAATACTAGAGGCAGAAAATAAACGTTACCAAGGCACAGGAAGACTCAGCGCCAGTGGTACGAGCCTGATTTCTACTTCCCCTTATATTATCCATAGCACCATTATCGGCAAAGATAATCAACCCTGGGCCACATTTAGTAACCAAGAATCCCTTTCCCCAGAGCAAAGAATTATCAACACAGGTTCAGCTTTTGCCTACAATGCCCTTTTTCCTGACAATAATTATGCTCGTCAGCTAAAGGAATCCGTTAAAAACGCCTATGATAACAACCTTGGTTATAGGGAAGGCATCAGAGAAGTGAATGGGGAAACCGTTCAAGGTTTTAGTGCTAAAACTAATAGTTTGATATTACAATCCTTGCTTTATCATGTTACCGAGCAACAACCCACTTTGCTTAAAAATTTTAACCTTAATTCTCCTTGGTGGAGAGCCATAAGGGAACAAAAACAGGGAAATGGGTTACCTACCATTGCCAATCCCCAAATCTAG
- a CDS encoding glycosyltransferase family 2 protein, translated as MVEDNYCFSGNLETRLKKGTRPLRFLIIINLICGAWYLQWRIFNSINVSALWLSIPLLLAEIYCYVGGVMFFIGLWNPLERRIRSLKYLQPTLPEEQIPNVDVFITCYNEPVEMVEKTARAALNMDYPVSKLKVYILDDGNSPEMRAMSQRLNIEDLQTPRLRQEVKSISQRRSQLLANLEQVETLTPELDNAQQILNKFRIKVKPTKEYTKKVLRWFEKQKPLYVPAEVWQDCHLAVLEGFEHQIIKNSLQIEKKYLTLIDLTILSYGIEIKIWDNNRHYQTNKLFTSPNLPAVNEEEGQHLKTIAEVMDSYSYISMGNQGNCLTLYKSYTAIPNMEEIATKSIMAGYLKGLTELVLQFNPSLSHINQYLVKKRAELLDTIEKEELKLSSLLRCHYIARPKPPGKPHHAKAGNINYAIFSGSTKGDFILTLDADHIPQAQFLQRVIPYFFSYNLMTGRYYENMIAFVQTPQAFYNLPSGDPFGHQAHLFYGLIQQSKDGMNSAFYTGTNAVLRREALIMVGLKNFAADFQKDQSRLEEFDLVGGVSSNSITEDMNTAMRLHSAGWRSVYHNEPLSAGLAPDDLISTLQQRLRWAQGTIQVLLRESPLTKEGLTLGQRLQYFQTMYSYFSGFGIVIFLLSPIVYFYTGIVPVVDFNNDFAFYFVPAFVLNRLTFMMASWGIPARELWRSEQYAIALFPLYIQAVISVFSGKPLSFKVTPKERQSGNYFRLIIPQVAIVVLTVGGIFWTGIQLLIGTYKEPALFLLNAGWSIYNISVLSIVIKAATWQPSEKD; from the coding sequence ATGGTTGAAGATAATTATTGTTTTTCAGGAAACTTAGAAACCCGTTTAAAAAAAGGCACACGACCTTTACGTTTTCTGATTATTATTAACCTTATCTGTGGGGCTTGGTATTTACAGTGGCGTATTTTTAATTCTATTAATGTATCTGCCTTGTGGTTATCTATCCCTCTATTGTTAGCGGAAATTTATTGTTATGTGGGGGGAGTGATGTTTTTTATTGGGTTGTGGAATCCCCTCGAGCGCCGCATACGTTCATTAAAATATCTTCAACCAACCTTGCCAGAGGAGCAAATTCCGAATGTTGATGTATTTATTACCTGTTATAACGAACCTGTGGAAATGGTCGAAAAGACGGCAAGAGCGGCATTGAATATGGATTATCCCGTATCAAAGTTAAAAGTTTATATCCTTGATGATGGTAATTCTCCCGAAATGAGGGCCATGAGTCAAAGACTTAATATTGAAGATTTACAAACTCCCCGTTTAAGACAGGAGGTTAAGTCCATTTCCCAGAGGCGATCGCAATTACTAGCCAACCTAGAACAAGTAGAAACCTTAACCCCAGAGCTAGATAACGCCCAACAAATCCTCAACAAATTTCGGATCAAAGTTAAACCTACTAAAGAATACACCAAAAAAGTATTACGCTGGTTTGAGAAACAAAAGCCCTTATATGTACCAGCTGAAGTGTGGCAAGACTGTCATTTAGCAGTATTAGAAGGATTTGAACATCAAATTATCAAAAATAGTTTACAAATAGAGAAAAAATATTTAACCTTAATAGATTTAACTATTTTAAGCTATGGTATTGAAATCAAAATTTGGGATAATAATCGTCATTACCAAACCAATAAATTATTTACAAGTCCGAATCTACCTGCCGTTAATGAAGAAGAAGGACAACACTTAAAAACCATTGCTGAGGTGATGGATAGTTATAGTTATATTTCTATGGGTAACCAAGGAAACTGTCTTACCCTTTATAAATCCTATACTGCCATTCCTAACATGGAGGAAATCGCCACAAAATCTATAATGGCAGGATATTTAAAAGGATTAACGGAGTTAGTTTTACAATTTAATCCTAGTTTAAGTCACATAAACCAGTACTTAGTAAAAAAAAGAGCAGAATTATTAGACACCATAGAAAAAGAAGAATTAAAACTAAGTAGCCTATTAAGATGTCACTATATTGCTCGTCCTAAACCTCCAGGGAAACCGCACCACGCCAAAGCAGGGAATATTAACTACGCTATTTTTTCTGGAAGCACAAAAGGAGACTTTATTTTAACTTTAGATGCTGATCATATTCCTCAAGCTCAATTTTTACAAAGGGTAATTCCTTATTTTTTCTCCTACAATTTGATGACAGGTCGATATTATGAAAATATGATTGCCTTTGTGCAAACCCCCCAAGCCTTTTATAATTTACCTTCTGGAGATCCTTTCGGTCATCAGGCTCATCTTTTCTATGGATTAATTCAACAAAGTAAAGATGGTATGAATTCGGCTTTTTATACGGGTACTAACGCAGTATTAAGAAGAGAAGCATTAATTATGGTGGGTTTAAAAAATTTTGCCGCCGATTTTCAGAAAGATCAATCTCGCTTGGAGGAATTTGATTTGGTGGGGGGGGTATCGAGTAATAGTATTACTGAAGATATGAATACCGCCATGAGGTTACATAGTGCAGGGTGGAGGTCAGTTTATCACAATGAGCCTTTGTCGGCCGGACTTGCGCCTGATGATTTGATTTCTACCTTGCAACAACGGTTGAGATGGGCGCAGGGTACTATTCAGGTGTTACTGAGGGAATCTCCCCTAACGAAAGAGGGTTTGACCTTGGGGCAAAGGTTACAATATTTTCAAACTATGTATAGTTATTTTTCTGGGTTTGGGATTGTTATTTTTTTGTTAAGTCCCATTGTTTATTTTTATACAGGGATAGTGCCTGTTGTTGATTTTAACAATGATTTTGCTTTTTATTTTGTTCCCGCTTTTGTGCTTAATCGTCTTACTTTTATGATGGCGAGTTGGGGTATTCCTGCAAGGGAACTTTGGCGCAGTGAGCAATATGCGATCGCCCTTTTTCCTTTATATATTCAGGCGGTAATTAGTGTTTTTAGTGGTAAACCCCTTAGCTTTAAAGTAACCCCAAAGGAAAGACAATCGGGAAACTATTTTCGTTTAATTATTCCCCAAGTTGCGATCGTTGTCCTGACGGTTGGAGGTATCTTCTGGACAGGTATTCAACTTTTGATCGGCACATATAAAGAACCCGCACTTTTTTTATTGAATGCGGGTTGGTCTATTTATAATATAAGTGTACTATCCATTGTTATTAAGGCAGCCACATGGCAACCATCAGAAAAAGATTAA
- the ctpB gene encoding carboxyl-terminal processing protease CtpB: MKKHITTQSLNFKKFFLAFATGTFLPLLNPIATQAEMVDSPKSVVDEVWQIVHREYVDGDFNQVDWQRKRTELLSRDYRNTRQAYEAIEGALKDLGDPYTRFLAPDQFETLTNQTSGRVSGVGIRMAIDQRTQDLYVVEAIRKSPAAEMGLRRGDRIVRIDGKPTALMDLEQASEAMQGDNGTDVRLQIARQGESSFEVVITRAEIQIPAVDFGMREEGDLKIGYIKLEEFSSNASAQMEEAITSLQENNASAFVLDLRGNPGGLLFASVDIARMWMEEGEIVDVVDRRGGHRRFHANNSALTDLPLVVLVDGNSASASEILAGALKENNRATVVGTNTFGKGTVQSVHSLSDGSGLAVTISRYFPPSGLNISKNGIAPNVVQNISRQQLSNLRDNPSLIGTSSDPQYYRAISVLRNLATSSVEQNPLSRNY; this comes from the coding sequence ATGAAAAAGCATATTACGACACAATCTCTGAATTTTAAAAAGTTTTTTCTTGCTTTTGCCACAGGTACTTTTTTGCCTTTGTTAAACCCCATCGCTACTCAGGCGGAAATGGTGGATAGTCCTAAATCGGTGGTGGATGAGGTGTGGCAAATTGTCCATCGAGAATATGTGGATGGAGATTTTAATCAGGTTGATTGGCAAAGGAAAAGAACGGAATTACTAAGTAGGGATTATCGTAATACTCGTCAAGCCTATGAGGCCATAGAAGGGGCGCTGAAGGATTTAGGTGATCCTTATACCCGTTTTTTAGCTCCCGATCAGTTTGAAACCCTTACGAATCAGACATCTGGTCGGGTATCGGGGGTTGGGATTCGTATGGCCATTGACCAAAGAACCCAAGATTTATATGTGGTGGAAGCTATTCGTAAATCTCCCGCAGCGGAAATGGGTTTGAGAAGGGGCGATCGCATCGTACGCATTGACGGTAAACCGACGGCTTTAATGGATTTAGAACAGGCATCGGAAGCGATGCAGGGAGACAATGGCACAGATGTGCGTTTACAAATAGCCCGGCAAGGGGAGTCTAGTTTTGAGGTAGTAATCACCCGTGCGGAAATTCAAATCCCTGCGGTGGACTTCGGCATGAGAGAAGAAGGAGATTTAAAAATTGGTTATATTAAATTAGAAGAATTTAGCTCCAACGCTTCTGCACAAATGGAAGAAGCGATCACCAGTTTACAGGAAAACAATGCCTCTGCTTTCGTCTTAGATTTACGAGGTAACCCCGGAGGGCTTTTATTTGCTAGTGTGGACATCGCCAGAATGTGGATGGAGGAAGGGGAAATAGTCGATGTGGTTGATCGCCGAGGGGGACATCGTCGTTTTCATGCTAACAATTCGGCCCTGACGGATCTTCCCCTGGTGGTTTTGGTGGATGGTAATTCTGCTAGCGCCAGTGAAATTTTAGCAGGGGCGCTCAAGGAAAATAATCGGGCGACGGTGGTGGGAACAAATACTTTTGGTAAAGGTACTGTACAATCAGTACACTCTTTATCTGATGGTTCTGGTTTGGCGGTGACTATTTCCCGTTATTTTCCCCCAAGCGGATTAAATATCAGTAAAAATGGCATCGCCCCCAATGTAGTCCAAAATATTAGCCGTCAACAACTATCCAATTTGAGGGATAATCCTTCTCTCATTGGCACATCTTCCGATCCTCAATATTACAGGGCTATTAGTGTTTTACGTAATCTGGCCACATCTTCCGTGGAACAAAATCCCCTCAGTAGAAATTATTAA
- the arsM gene encoding arsenosugar biosynthesis arsenite methyltransferase ArsM: MTYLETTAQFYSEVAQTPEVGLCCVQSSSLQLPGLKIPCKMQEMNYGCGTTVHPNELANNPTVLYVGVGGGLEALQFAYFSRHQGGVVAVEPVEAMRNVARENLKQATNLNEWFQEEFVEIREGDAFNLPVADESVDLVAQNCLFNIFEPQDLATALKEVYRVLKPGGKLLMSDPIATQPIPSHLRQDERLRAMCLSGALTYNQYIKHLIDTGFGQVEIRTRRPYRLLDTNNYQLEKPLLLESLDTVSFKVPIADDGACIFTGKTAIYHGDLDHFDDNAGHILTKGVPASVCDKTAAKLNEFSDIYITDSTWHYDGGGCC, encoded by the coding sequence ATGACCTATTTAGAAACCACAGCCCAATTTTACTCTGAAGTCGCTCAAACCCCCGAAGTGGGTTTATGTTGCGTCCAAAGCAGTTCATTACAACTACCAGGATTAAAAATTCCCTGCAAAATGCAAGAAATGAACTACGGCTGTGGTACAACGGTACACCCCAACGAATTAGCCAACAATCCCACCGTTTTATATGTAGGAGTAGGGGGCGGTTTGGAAGCTCTGCAATTTGCCTATTTTAGCCGTCACCAAGGGGGAGTTGTTGCCGTTGAGCCTGTAGAAGCCATGAGAAATGTGGCAAGGGAGAATTTAAAACAAGCCACCAACCTTAATGAATGGTTTCAAGAAGAATTTGTAGAAATCCGAGAAGGAGATGCCTTTAACTTACCCGTAGCAGATGAATCCGTTGATTTGGTAGCCCAAAATTGTCTATTTAATATTTTTGAACCCCAAGACTTAGCCACAGCCCTCAAGGAAGTTTATCGAGTCTTAAAACCGGGGGGAAAATTGTTAATGAGTGATCCCATCGCCACCCAACCCATACCCTCCCATCTTAGACAGGATGAACGTTTACGCGCCATGTGCTTATCAGGGGCGCTGACTTATAACCAATATATCAAACATTTAATTGATACAGGTTTTGGGCAGGTAGAAATTCGTACCCGTCGCCCTTACCGTTTATTAGACACTAATAATTATCAGTTAGAAAAACCCCTGTTATTAGAAAGTTTAGATACCGTATCTTTTAAAGTACCTATTGCCGATGATGGGGCTTGTATTTTTACAGGAAAAACAGCCATTTATCATGGTGATTTAGATCATTTTGATGACAATGCAGGACATATTTTAACTAAAGGAGTACCGGCTTCTGTATGTGATAAAACCGCCGCCAAATTAAACGAATTTTCTGATATTTATATCACTGATTCCACATGGCATTATGACGGTGGAGGTTGTTGTTAA